A stretch of the Argentina anserina chromosome 6, drPotAnse1.1, whole genome shotgun sequence genome encodes the following:
- the LOC126796722 gene encoding phospholipase A1 PLIP1, chloroplastic-like, whose amino-acid sequence MALTSLANPTSLVSSIKDIHNDLHRSYSSRDLCNRARIKGRFSSADNHVCYCINRIHATLTEPEREKSPFMGSSSFHSQGYINPNLLRSYSFDPDSSEHMNTEENELNEVESSQEISEGKELKRTSWLKSLFELGRKMNILQQKAVSFTDNYPDEEWRSRSYDRDLFSRYLVRVPWSDAKLFSQLAFLCNLAYIVPEIKATDLKAYHGLQFITSSSKIKSKFDQKSNPLTAAFRIRMFSAEDYVRAISQYQQKVARENSCTNGGSSSKNNKSEKYENITKKLTLMFAAGDEENQGATKDIKSLQSLPCEWFVCDDPTTYTRHFVIQGIHSLGSWQTYFLFEPIEFEGTNVLVHRGIYELAKKFYHHFAPKIIDHLARHGEQARLQFTGHCLGGSLSVIVYLMLLTRKVVEPSTLLPVVTFGSAYVFCGGQKIFEQQGLNELDHIRCVMLPRDIFPRSFSSNYPNHVTAFLKLLHGPFESLPCLTKKKMLYSPMGKLYIIQPGEMSSPPHPLLPLRGDLYALESTKNGFPSRVLRAFLNSPHPLETLSDPRAYGSEGKIGRDHDSSNYLRALNGVLRLYTRSTVRNARKQSNK is encoded by the exons ATGGCATTGACTTCTTTGGCTAATCCTACCTCTCTGGTTTCATCAATAAAAGATATCCACAATGATCTTCACCGGTCATACTCTAGTAGAGACCTGTGCAATCGTGCAAGAATCAAGGGGAGATTTTCTTCAGCTGATAACCATGTTTGTTATTGCATCAATCGTATCCATGCAACATTAACAGAACCAGAACGAGAGAAGAGTCCTTTCATGGGAAGTTCCTCGTTCCATAGTCAGGGTTATATCAATCCAAATTTGCTACGATCATATTCATTTGATCCAGACTCGAGTGAGCATATGAACACAGAGGAAAATGAGCTGAATGAGGTGGAGAGCTCTCAGGAGATTAGTGAAGGGAAGGAACTAAAGAGAACCAGTTGGCTAAAGAGTCTTTTCGAACTCGGCAGAAAGATGAATATTTTGCAGCAAAAAGCTGTATCCTTTACAGACAACTATCCTGATGAGGAATGGAGATCCAGATCATATGATCGTGACCTTTTCTCCAGATATTTGGTTCGAGTGCCATGGTCAGATGCCAAATTATTTTCTCAGTTAGCCTTCTTGTGCAACTTGGCTTATATAGTACCAGAGATTAAG GCCACGGATTTGAAGGCATACCATGGCCTACAATTTATAACATCTTcatcaaaaatcaaatcaaaatttgATCAGAAGTCCAATCCACTGACTGCAGCGTTTCGTATCCGAATGTTCTCAGCAGAAGATTATGTCCGCGCAATAAGCCAATATCAGCAGAAGGTTGCCAGAGAAAACTCCTGCACAAATGGAGGGAGCTCAAGCAAGAACAACAAGTCAGAGAAAtatgaaaacataacaaaaaaattgacGTTAATGTTTGCAGCAGGTGATGAGGAAAACCAAGGAGCAACAAAGGACATCAAGTCGCTGCAATCCTTACCTTGCGAGTGGTTTGTTTGTGATGATCCCACTACGTATACTCGTCATTTTGTGATTCAG GGTATACACTCCCTTGGATCCTGGCAGACATATTTCTTATTTGAACccattgaatttgag GGGACTAATGTACTTGTTCATCGAGGAATCTATGAACTCGCTAAGAAATTTTACCATCATTTCGCACCCAAAATAATCGACCACTTGGCGAGACATGGGGAGCAAGCGAGGCTTCAATTTACTGGCCATTGTCTTGGAGGAAGCCTATCTGTTATAGTTTACTTGATGCTACTGACTAGGAAGGTCGTGGAACCCTCAACTCTTCTGCCTGTCGTAACATTTGGCTCCGCTTATGTGTTCTGTGGAGGCCAGAAAATATTTGAACAACAAGGACTGAATGAGCTTGATCACATCCGCTGTGTTATGCTGCCCAGAGATATTTTTCCTAGATCTTTCTCCTCCAATTACCCAAATCATGTCACAGCATTTCTCAAGCTGTTACATGGTCCATTTGAGTCACTCCCTTGTCTAACAAAGAAG AAGATGTTGTACTCTCCCATGGGTAAACTATATATTATTCAACCTGGTGAAATGTCATCTCCTCCACACCCTCTACTCCCTTTACGGGGCGATCTCTATGCTTTGGAAAGTACCAAAAATGGATTCCCCTCAAGAGTCTTGAGAGCCTTTTTGAATTCCCCACATCCACTAGAAACACTAAGTGATCCTAGAGCTTATGGTTCAGAAGGTAAAATTGGGAGGGATCATGACTCGAGCAACTATCTTCGAGCCTTGAATGGGGTCCTTAGGCTATACACCAGAAGCACTGTCAGGAATGCAAGAAAGCAGAGTAATAAGTAA